Below is a genomic region from Marinobacter salarius.
ACTACCGGATTTCGTACTTCCACCACCTCATTCGCGAGACATTATGAGCAAACAAGCGCAGCCCACCAAAAGCCCGAACCGAGCCGAGAAGAAACGGACGGGGGCGACAAGCGACACCATATACGCCCACATGTTCGACGCTATTCTTGAGCATCGCCTGGCCCCGGGAACCAAATTGAGCGAAGAGGCGTTGGGAGAAATTTTTGGAGTCAGCCGCACGATTATCCGGCGGGAGCTGTCACAGCTGGCACATGAGGGTGTCGTTTCCATTCGCCCCAACCGGGGCGCGATGGTGGCCAGCCCAAGCGTGGAGGAAGCTCGCCAGATTCTCTACGCAAGGCGTTTGGTCGAACGTGCCATCACAGAGCTTGCCGTTCAGCACGCCACTGAAGAACAGATCGATGAGCTGCGGGAGATGGTGACAGAGGAGCATGATTGCTTCGCCCGCGGGGATCGGGGCGCCGGCATTCGCTTGTCTGGCGAGTTCCACCTGAAACTGGCCGAGGCGGCAAACAACGCCCCCTTCGTTGGCTTCCAGCGCAGCCTGGTTTCGCAGACCTCACTGATCATCGCCCAATACGAAAAGGGAACCCGTTCGCACTGCTCCTATGATGAGCACAACCAGCTACTGGATGCGATATCCGCCCGTGACACCGACAAAGCCGTTTCGTTGATGATGCATCACATGGATCATATCGATGCGAAACTGAACTTTGATAACGAAAGCACAACCGATGACCTGCATGCGGTGTTTTCACACATCGGTTTTGCCCGGAAAAAAGCCGGCACCAAACAATAAGGCCCTGCCACGGTATCCGCGTACAGGACCGATATTAGTGCTCGGTGCTTCCCTCACATGGACTTCGGAAGCACCAGAATGGCCCGAAAATCATTAACATTGGTGCGAGTCGGACCCGTGATGATCAAGCCATCAAGCGCCTCAAAAAAGCTGTAGGCGTCGTTGCGGGCGAGATAGGTGGCAGGGTCAAGCTTCAGGGCCTGAACCCGCGACCAGTCATTGGGTCCGAAAATGGCGCCGGCGTTATCCTCGGAGCCATCAATACCGTCCGTGTCGATGGCCAAAGCGTGAATATTGGACGCTCCCTGAAGGACCGAGATGGCACCCAGGAGGTATTCGACGTTGCGACCTCCTCGCCCTTCACCGGACACCGTAACGCTGGTCTCGCCGCCTGAAAGGATCAACAGAGGTTCTTTGAGGTCTTTTTGCAGCTTCAACGCCATTGTCGCGTGCTCACCTCCGAGCTCCCTCGATTCTCCTTCAAGATCGTCACCTAACACTCGAACATCCACACCGGCCAGATTTGCGGACGCTTCGGCGGCCCGAAGTGCATCACAGGCCCTGGCCTGAACGATCGTGCGGTCAAGTCCAAATTCGGGTGAATGCGGCTTGGGGGCAGTATCGTCGCTGACCAGGTGGCTGCGCACAGCCTCTGGAATATCAATGGAGTACCGCTCCAGTATTTCCAGGGCATCCATTGGCGTTGTCGCATCTGGAATGGTCGGCCCTGAGGCGATAAGCGCAGGATCGTCGCCGGGCACATCGGAAATCAGGTAGGTAATCACCCTCGCCGGATGGGCAGCGACAGCCAGGCGCCCACCCTTGACGCGCGAAAGGTGGCGCCGCACCGTGTTGATCTCCCGGATCGGGGCCCCGCAACGCAACAGCGTCTTGTTGATGGCCTGCTTTTGCTGCAGTGTCAGCCCTGGCGCCGGCAGCGTCATGAGTGCGGAACCGCCACCGGAAATCAAAGCGACAACAAGATCATTCTCGGTCAGCCCGGCCACCGACTCGAGCATACGCTGGGCAGCCTTCTCGCCCAATTCGTCCGGCATGGGATGAGAAGCTTCCAATACCTCAATGTGACGACATTCCGCACCGTGTCCATACCGGGTAACAACGAGGCCGGAAAGGTCGGCGTCATCGTAGGTATCAGCCCACGTGCGCTCGAAGGCCGCAGCCATTGCCGCCGCCGCTTTGCCAGCCCCAATCACGACGGTACGTCCGGCCGGGCGCGGCGGTAGCTGGCCAGCCGAAAGCAGCGTATCGGGATGCACGGCGGAGACCGCCGTTGCGGCAAGCTGCCTGAGCCAGACATTCACTTCTGTCGGATGATCAAAGGACAGCGAATTGGACAGGGCGTGCATCTGCGGCTCCTCGCAACGGATAGAAACTAAAGAAATGACGTGGTACGCCAGCGCGCCCCCAATCGCGCCCTAATGGCCGGTGCCGAATCGACACCGGCCATTGGGTCTGAGTGCTGCGCCGGCGGCTTAACTAGGCACCAATTTCGTGGTCCGCCAGTTTTTCCAGGGCCTTCACAATACCCGCGTGATCCCAATCCGCGCCGTTGTTCGCGGCGCAGGCCTGGAACAGTTGCTGGGCATTGGCGGTGCCAGGCAGCGACAGATTCAGGCTGCGTGCACTTTCCAGAGCCAGGTTGAGATCCTTCTGGTGCAGGCGAATGCGGAAGCCTGGGTCAAAGGTACGCTTGATCATGCGCTCTCCGTGCACGTCGAGGATCTTCGACTGGGCCAGACCACCCAGCAGGGCCTCACGCACTTTCGTCACATCCGCTCCGGCTTTCGATGCGAAAAGCAGGCCCTCAGATGCGGCCTGGATGGTCAGCGCTACGACGATCTGGTTAGCGACTTTGCAGATCTGACCGGCGCCGTGCTCGCCAATATGGGTGATGGTCTTGCCCATTACCTCAAGGACGGGCAGGGCCCGGTTAAAGCCTTCATTGGTACCACCCACCATAATGGTCAGGGTTGCGTTAACAGCGCCACCCTCACCACCAGACACCGGAGCGTCGACGTACTCACCGCCAGCCTCGGTAATGCGCTTGGCAAATGCCTGGGTGGGGATCGGCGCAATGGAGCTCATGTCAATGACCAGCGTACCGGGCTGGAGGCCTTCAACAATGCCGGCCTCGCCAAGCAGCACTTCCTCAACATCGGGGGTGTCCGGCACCATGGTGATGATAATCTCGGCCTGTTCCGCAACCGCCTTGGGGCTATCAACTTCTTTCGTACCCTTGGCCGCCAGGCCTTCGTCCAGGGTGCCGTGCTTAACGTAGGTCACCAGCTCGTGGCCCGCTTCCAGCAGATGGCCGGCCATGGGCCGACCCATAATCCCGAGACCAATAAATCCGATCTTGCTCATAATCCTCTCCTTACTTACTAACTTTCTTGTTGAATGACCTTATCGTGCGTTGTCCAGCCAGCCGAGCCCTTCCAGCGTCGTCGCCGCAGGCTTGTACTCGCAGCCGATCCACCCCTGGTAGCCCAGGCGATCAAGATGGCCGAACAGGAACGGGTAATTGATCTCCCCCGTGCCGGGTTCGTGGCGCCCTGGATTGTCCGCCAGCTGCACATGGCCGATTTTCGAAAGGTGCTTTTCGATGGTCGGGGCCAGGTCGCCCTCCATGATCTGCATGTGATAGATGTCGTATTGCAGTTGCAGATTGTCGCTGCCCACTTCCTCAAACAACGCCAGGGCCTGCTCCGTCCG
It encodes:
- a CDS encoding 2-hydroxy-3-oxopropionate reductase encodes the protein MSKIGFIGLGIMGRPMAGHLLEAGHELVTYVKHGTLDEGLAAKGTKEVDSPKAVAEQAEIIITMVPDTPDVEEVLLGEAGIVEGLQPGTLVIDMSSIAPIPTQAFAKRITEAGGEYVDAPVSGGEGGAVNATLTIMVGGTNEGFNRALPVLEVMGKTITHIGEHGAGQICKVANQIVVALTIQAASEGLLFASKAGADVTKVREALLGGLAQSKILDVHGERMIKRTFDPGFRIRLHQKDLNLALESARSLNLSLPGTANAQQLFQACAANNGADWDHAGIVKALEKLADHEIGA
- a CDS encoding GntR family transcriptional regulator; the protein is MSKQAQPTKSPNRAEKKRTGATSDTIYAHMFDAILEHRLAPGTKLSEEALGEIFGVSRTIIRRELSQLAHEGVVSIRPNRGAMVASPSVEEARQILYARRLVERAITELAVQHATEEQIDELREMVTEEHDCFARGDRGAGIRLSGEFHLKLAEAANNAPFVGFQRSLVSQTSLIIAQYEKGTRSHCSYDEHNQLLDAISARDTDKAVSLMMHHMDHIDAKLNFDNESTTDDLHAVFSHIGFARKKAGTKQ
- a CDS encoding glycerate kinase; this translates as MHALSNSLSFDHPTEVNVWLRQLAATAVSAVHPDTLLSAGQLPPRPAGRTVVIGAGKAAAAMAAAFERTWADTYDDADLSGLVVTRYGHGAECRHIEVLEASHPMPDELGEKAAQRMLESVAGLTENDLVVALISGGGSALMTLPAPGLTLQQKQAINKTLLRCGAPIREINTVRRHLSRVKGGRLAVAAHPARVITYLISDVPGDDPALIASGPTIPDATTPMDALEILERYSIDIPEAVRSHLVSDDTAPKPHSPEFGLDRTIVQARACDALRAAEASANLAGVDVRVLGDDLEGESRELGGEHATMALKLQKDLKEPLLILSGGETSVTVSGEGRGGRNVEYLLGAISVLQGASNIHALAIDTDGIDGSEDNAGAIFGPNDWSRVQALKLDPATYLARNDAYSFFEALDGLIITGPTRTNVNDFRAILVLPKSM